One window of the Archangium primigenium genome contains the following:
- a CDS encoding FHA domain-containing protein — MKAPSAPDTLPISGTKLVCTAGPCEGQEFGLEEGEYVIGRSNDNPICIPDTSVSRKHVLIRRLGGGWTANDLGSGNGTLLNGEPLTDETPLSSGSVLTLGDTELTFNDASNATMMMPMPPPAPASRPARRSAPAAPAPAPAEDEAPGAGEAIAPRRPTARPEGRIRSARGRAAAPDPEAQKRKKRLVIISAGVFVLLVGLLIAIKVQQQQDAEASQVKALAAQEEREQIEGMFQDAKNLIRDGKWADAKTRLLELQEAQPEHPQLQDYLTRVEKEIPNQAAIDAAKAALEKDQLGPAATSLAKVSRDTQLFESMAQLRRALQDKADKRARDALSMLEQKQIDQAKAITDDILVANPNHRDAKVINEQAARLIGIRDAPPPPPVVTPAAKPWDLAVERYRDGDLNGAMAMANACAAKAPQCKALMTSLTDFGNLYKKVEELDVKGLSRLMDLDKKITNGRGSKLIGNAGKRAANLFYKMASSAKVAGQWGRAMENAQRALQADPSHVGATAIVTEMRGKAKDVYWSAYAIKDSTPEDALPKFRDVVNMTPPDDELHQKAKVWVEKLQR, encoded by the coding sequence GTGAAGGCCCCGTCCGCGCCGGACACGTTGCCCATCTCGGGCACCAAGCTGGTGTGCACGGCGGGTCCTTGCGAGGGACAGGAGTTCGGGCTGGAGGAGGGGGAGTACGTCATTGGCCGCTCCAACGACAACCCCATCTGCATCCCGGACACCTCGGTGTCGCGCAAGCACGTGCTCATCCGGCGCCTGGGCGGGGGCTGGACGGCGAATGATCTCGGCTCGGGCAACGGCACCCTGCTCAACGGCGAGCCGCTCACCGACGAGACGCCCCTGTCCTCGGGCAGCGTGCTGACGCTGGGCGACACGGAGCTGACGTTCAACGACGCCTCCAACGCCACGATGATGATGCCGATGCCGCCTCCGGCGCCGGCCTCGCGTCCGGCGCGCCGCTCCGCGCCCGCGGCGCCCGCGCCGGCACCCGCCGAGGACGAGGCTCCGGGGGCGGGTGAGGCCATCGCACCGCGCCGTCCCACGGCCCGGCCCGAGGGGCGCATCCGCTCGGCGCGCGGGCGCGCCGCGGCGCCGGATCCCGAGGCGCAGAAGCGCAAGAAGCGCTTGGTGATCATCTCCGCGGGCGTCTTCGTGCTGCTCGTGGGCCTGCTCATCGCCATCAAGGTGCAGCAGCAGCAGGACGCCGAGGCGTCGCAGGTCAAGGCGCTGGCCGCCCAGGAAGAGCGCGAGCAGATCGAGGGCATGTTCCAGGACGCCAAGAACCTCATCCGCGACGGCAAGTGGGCGGATGCCAAGACGCGTCTGCTCGAGCTCCAGGAGGCGCAGCCGGAGCACCCGCAGCTGCAGGACTATCTCACGCGCGTCGAGAAGGAGATCCCCAACCAGGCGGCGATCGACGCGGCCAAGGCGGCGCTGGAGAAGGATCAGCTCGGCCCGGCCGCCACCTCGCTCGCCAAGGTGAGCCGGGACACCCAGCTCTTCGAGAGCATGGCGCAACTGCGCCGCGCGCTCCAGGACAAGGCCGACAAGCGCGCCCGCGACGCGCTGAGCATGCTGGAGCAGAAGCAGATCGATCAGGCCAAGGCCATCACCGACGACATCCTGGTGGCCAACCCCAACCACCGCGACGCCAAGGTCATCAACGAGCAGGCCGCTCGGCTCATCGGCATCCGTGACGCGCCGCCGCCTCCTCCCGTGGTGACGCCCGCCGCCAAGCCCTGGGACCTGGCCGTGGAGCGCTACCGCGATGGGGACCTCAACGGCGCCATGGCCATGGCCAACGCCTGCGCGGCCAAGGCGCCCCAGTGCAAGGCGCTCATGACGTCGCTCACGGACTTCGGCAACCTCTACAAGAAGGTGGAGGAGCTGGACGTGAAGGGCCTGTCGCGCCTGATGGATCTGGACAAGAAGATCACCAACGGGCGCGGCAGCAAGCTCATCGGCAACGCGGGCAAGCGCGCCGCCAACCTCTTCTACAAGATGGCGTCCTCGGCCAAGGTGGCCGGCCAGTGGGGCCGCGCCATGGAGAACGCCCAGCGCGCGCTCCAGGCGGATCCCTCCCACGTGGGCGCCACCGCCATCGTCACCGAGATGCGCGGCAAGGCCAAGGACGTCTACTGGAGCGCCTACGCCATCAAGGACAGCACGCCCGAGGATGCCCTGCCCAAGTTCCGGGACGTCGTGAACATGACGCCTCCGGACGACGAGCTGCACCAGAAGGCGAAGGTCTGGGTCGAGAAGCTCCAGCGATGA
- the xseA gene encoding exodeoxyribonuclease VII large subunit — MKKRRGTTESPPANPAEQGDLFGAPSQSVAARPAPPEPVPARPAPLPPAELPDVSSALAPLPGAPVRAAPTRTVLSVGELTQQLKATLESRFPRVMVRGEVSGFRGANARGHLYFTLKDAEAAIDVKMWASQAARLRFHLRDGLALVVEGSVDVYAPAGRYSLIAFKMEPEGEGALALAFEQLKERLAAEGLIGDKRKRAPRPLPLVPRRIGVVTSRTGAALQDFLRVLHARHPRLSVLLRDARVQGEGSAEDVARGIEQLARTDVDVIVVTRGGGSKEDLWTFNEERVARAIFASPVPVVSAIGHEIDFTIADFVADWRAPTPSAAAERLAPVLQDMEYTLATWSVRLRKAAERQVLEARSELGLLRSRVVDPRRRLSTERLRLADAEDAMTRAMRQVLRQRRETLKAHGDHLQRQRPQARLAEQRARLAQLSARLKDALRADVAARRAQAAQARLRLERVSPMARVAELRARLTEHRTRLVALQKDSLAHALGHFQRLGGQLDALSPLKVMSRGYAVALRRRDGGVVRSVADVVPGDVLGIRFASAGARTLQSCEEIEATVTAVKGPTDC, encoded by the coding sequence ATGAAGAAGCGGCGAGGCACCACCGAGTCCCCGCCGGCGAATCCCGCCGAGCAGGGGGATCTCTTCGGGGCGCCAAGCCAGAGCGTGGCGGCCAGGCCGGCGCCACCCGAGCCCGTCCCGGCCCGCCCGGCGCCGCTTCCTCCGGCGGAACTGCCAGACGTGTCCTCGGCGCTCGCCCCCCTGCCGGGGGCGCCCGTCCGGGCCGCGCCCACCCGCACGGTGCTGAGCGTGGGGGAGCTCACCCAGCAGCTCAAGGCGACGCTCGAGTCGCGCTTTCCCCGGGTGATGGTGCGCGGGGAGGTGTCCGGCTTCCGGGGCGCCAATGCACGCGGCCACCTGTACTTCACGCTCAAGGACGCCGAGGCGGCGATCGACGTGAAGATGTGGGCCTCGCAGGCGGCGCGGCTGCGCTTCCACCTGCGCGATGGTCTGGCGCTGGTGGTCGAGGGCAGCGTGGACGTGTACGCGCCCGCCGGACGCTACAGCCTCATCGCCTTCAAGATGGAGCCGGAGGGGGAGGGCGCGCTGGCGCTCGCCTTCGAGCAGCTCAAGGAGCGGCTCGCCGCGGAGGGGCTCATCGGGGACAAGCGCAAGCGCGCGCCCCGGCCCCTGCCCCTGGTGCCCCGGCGCATCGGCGTGGTGACGAGCCGGACGGGCGCGGCCCTGCAGGACTTCCTGCGCGTGCTGCACGCCCGGCATCCCCGCCTGTCGGTGTTGCTGCGCGACGCGCGCGTGCAGGGCGAGGGCTCGGCGGAGGACGTGGCGCGCGGCATCGAGCAGCTGGCCCGCACGGACGTGGACGTCATCGTCGTCACGCGGGGCGGTGGCTCGAAGGAGGACCTCTGGACGTTCAACGAGGAGCGCGTGGCGCGCGCCATCTTCGCCTCGCCCGTGCCGGTCGTCTCCGCCATCGGGCATGAGATCGACTTCACCATCGCGGACTTCGTGGCGGACTGGCGTGCCCCCACGCCCAGCGCGGCGGCGGAGCGCCTGGCGCCCGTGCTCCAGGACATGGAGTACACGCTGGCCACCTGGTCGGTGCGCCTGCGCAAGGCCGCCGAGCGGCAGGTGCTGGAGGCCCGGAGCGAGCTGGGCCTGTTGCGCTCGCGGGTGGTGGATCCCCGTCGGCGGCTGAGCACCGAGCGGCTGCGCCTGGCGGATGCCGAGGACGCCATGACGCGCGCCATGCGGCAGGTGCTCCGGCAGCGGCGCGAGACCCTCAAGGCCCATGGCGATCACCTGCAGCGGCAGCGGCCCCAGGCCCGGCTCGCCGAGCAGCGGGCGCGGCTGGCGCAGTTGTCCGCGCGTCTCAAGGATGCCCTGCGGGCGGACGTGGCGGCCCGGCGCGCCCAGGCGGCGCAGGCCCGGCTGCGGCTGGAGCGGGTGTCCCCCATGGCCCGGGTGGCGGAGCTGCGTGCCCGGCTGACCGAGCACCGCACCCGCCTGGTGGCGCTGCAGAAGGACTCCCTCGCGCATGCCCTGGGCCACTTCCAGCGGCTCGGCGGACAGCTGGATGCCCTGAGCCCGCTCAAGGTCATGTCCCGCGGCTACGCGGTGGCCCTGCGACGGCGCGACGGGGGCGTGGTGCGCTCCGTGGCGGATGTCGTCCCGGGAGACGTGCTCGGCATCCGCTTCGCGAGCGCCGGAGCCCGGACTCTCCAGTCATGCGAGGAAATCGAGGCCACGGTCACCGCGGTGAAGGGTCCGACGGATTGCTGA
- the xseB gene encoding exodeoxyribonuclease VII small subunit, translated as MAVAKDSRGKAAEDVPEQYGDVVQRLEEMVARLEGGTLSLEDSLKSFEEGIKLVRRGEQLLNAAEKRIEELLSQDGQDVVVPLQTGVKPPTPATAAPAAPSRSSAPASRNAAPPEDDVPF; from the coding sequence CTGGCCGTGGCGAAGGACAGCAGGGGCAAGGCGGCGGAGGACGTTCCCGAGCAGTACGGGGACGTGGTGCAGCGTCTGGAGGAGATGGTGGCCCGGCTGGAGGGCGGGACCCTCTCGCTCGAGGACTCGCTCAAATCGTTCGAGGAGGGCATCAAGCTGGTCCGCCGGGGCGAGCAGCTCCTCAACGCGGCGGAGAAGCGCATCGAGGAGTTGTTGAGCCAGGACGGTCAGGACGTGGTGGTGCCCCTGCAGACCGGGGTGAAGCCGCCCACGCCCGCGACCGCCGCCCCGGCCGCTCCATCACGCAGCAGCGCCCCAGCGTCCCGGAATGCCGCACCTCCCGAGGACGACGTGCCGTTCTAG
- a CDS encoding response regulator: MSKPKVTIVDDDRDTRELLTLALESEFEVNAAANGLRLIASLQLKRPDVILMDVNMSWIDGFELCKAVKKNEDFRDIPIVFISGRGEPEDKRRGAEVGAADYFVKPLDLDALIARLRQLIPTPSPDVP, from the coding sequence ATGTCGAAGCCCAAGGTCACCATCGTCGACGATGATCGCGACACCCGGGAGCTGCTCACGCTCGCCCTCGAATCGGAATTCGAGGTCAACGCCGCCGCCAACGGCCTGCGGCTGATCGCCTCCCTGCAGCTCAAGCGGCCCGATGTCATCCTCATGGACGTGAACATGTCCTGGATCGATGGCTTCGAGCTGTGCAAGGCCGTGAAGAAGAACGAGGACTTCCGCGACATCCCCATCGTCTTCATCAGTGGGCGAGGGGAGCCGGAGGACAAGCGTCGTGGCGCGGAGGTGGGCGCCGCGGACTATTTCGTGAAGCCCCTGGATCTGGACGCGCTCATCGCCCGGTTGCGCCAGCTCATTCCCACGCCCTCACCCGACGTGCCCTGA
- a CDS encoding polyprenyl synthetase family protein, whose translation MISFNLDAYLNAQQQRVEALLLSRTEEVAAHVPPRLLEAMRYSLLAGGKRLRPVLCLGFAEAVLKQSTVSRVVEDCACALEYIHTYSLVHDDLPAMDDDDLRRGRPTNHKVYGEAIAILTGDSLLTDAFALVAGGPEPVRAALCRELAAGSGSWGMVAGQMLDIAEDRPAHIDYLTRMHRLKTGALIRAACRMGVLAAGGGEDALRRADTYGDAVGLAFQIADDVLDVTGDASSLGKPVGADAAAGRFTFPAVLGLEESRQLAARKVAEAIDAVAPLEGKDGPLAALARYSVERTS comes from the coding sequence ATGATTTCTTTCAATCTGGACGCCTACCTGAACGCGCAGCAGCAGCGCGTGGAAGCCCTGCTGCTCTCGCGCACCGAGGAAGTCGCCGCCCACGTGCCCCCGCGCCTGCTCGAGGCCATGCGCTACTCGCTGCTGGCGGGCGGCAAGCGGCTGCGGCCGGTGCTGTGCCTGGGCTTCGCCGAGGCCGTGCTCAAGCAGAGCACCGTGTCGCGCGTGGTGGAGGACTGCGCGTGCGCGCTCGAGTACATCCACACCTACTCGCTCGTGCATGACGACCTGCCGGCCATGGATGACGACGACCTGCGCCGGGGCCGCCCCACCAACCACAAGGTCTACGGCGAGGCCATTGCCATCCTCACCGGCGACTCGTTGCTCACCGACGCCTTCGCCCTGGTGGCCGGAGGTCCCGAGCCGGTGCGGGCCGCGCTCTGCCGCGAGCTCGCCGCGGGCTCGGGCTCGTGGGGCATGGTGGCCGGGCAGATGCTGGACATCGCCGAGGATCGCCCCGCCCACATCGACTACCTCACGCGCATGCACCGGCTGAAGACCGGCGCGCTCATCCGCGCCGCGTGCCGCATGGGCGTGCTCGCGGCCGGCGGCGGAGAGGACGCGCTGCGCCGCGCGGACACCTACGGGGACGCGGTAGGGCTCGCCTTCCAGATCGCCGATGACGTGCTGGACGTCACGGGGGATGCGTCCTCGCTCGGCAAGCCCGTGGGCGCGGATGCCGCCGCGGGGCGCTTCACCTTCCCCGCGGTGCTGGGGCTCGAGGAGTCCCGTCAGCTCGCGGCGCGCAAGGTGGCCGAGGCCATCGACGCGGTGGCGCCCCTGGAGGGCAAGGACGGTCCGCTGGCGGCGCTCGCGCGCTACTCGGTGGAGCGCACCTCGTGA
- a CDS encoding 1-deoxy-D-xylulose-5-phosphate synthase: protein MTERLLPRIQSPQDVRALPESELPRLCEELREDIVSVCGRVGGHLGASLGAVELIVALHRVFHTPEDALVFDVGHQTYAHKLLTGRRERMDSLRQAGGIAPFLDPRESPYDALAAGHASTAVSAGLGMLQGRRLRGLPGHVVAVVGDGSLTGGLTFEGLNNTGGTHLPLVVLLNDNQMSISANVGAIPALLRTPETRGFFEGLGFAYLGPVDGHDLGTLLRVLGEARASSRPVVVHALTQKGRGFPPAEEDLRTRGHAMGPYEWRDGKLVRSRGGHRTFSEAFASELDTLMARDARVVVVTPAMLEGSALVALQRRYPERVFDVGIAEQHAVTFCAGLAATGLRPVCAIYSTFLQRAYDQIIHDVCLPGLPVLFAVDRAGLVGADGATHQGAYDVASLRPVPGLALLAPVTGEDLPGMIATALALDGPSLIRFPRGTLPESLPESLGASHERVTGARWVKRAPRARLTFITLGPFALSAWEAAAEEPDWSVLDARVVSPLDEAAVLEAAACGHLVVAEEGTTHGGLGGAVLELLAARRVSARVTLLGLPDTFVPHGDARVQRAELGLDAAGFRQAALALLAEERAS from the coding sequence GTGACGGAGCGGCTCCTGCCGCGCATCCAGTCGCCCCAGGACGTCCGGGCGCTGCCCGAGTCCGAGCTGCCCCGCCTGTGCGAGGAGCTGCGCGAGGACATCGTCTCCGTGTGTGGCCGCGTGGGCGGCCATCTCGGGGCCTCGCTCGGCGCGGTGGAGCTCATCGTCGCCCTGCACCGCGTCTTCCACACGCCCGAGGACGCGCTCGTCTTCGACGTGGGGCACCAGACGTACGCCCACAAGCTGCTCACCGGGCGGCGCGAGCGCATGGACTCGCTGCGCCAGGCGGGGGGCATCGCGCCCTTCCTGGATCCGCGCGAGAGCCCCTACGACGCCCTGGCCGCCGGTCACGCCAGCACCGCCGTCTCCGCGGGGCTCGGCATGCTCCAGGGCCGGCGCCTGCGCGGCCTGCCCGGCCACGTGGTGGCGGTGGTGGGCGACGGCTCGCTCACCGGAGGGCTCACCTTCGAGGGGCTCAACAACACGGGGGGCACGCACCTGCCGCTCGTGGTGCTGCTCAACGACAACCAGATGTCCATCTCGGCCAACGTGGGCGCCATTCCCGCCCTGTTGCGCACGCCCGAGACCCGGGGCTTCTTCGAGGGCCTGGGCTTCGCCTACCTCGGGCCCGTGGACGGACATGACCTGGGCACGCTCCTGCGGGTGCTCGGCGAGGCGCGGGCCTCGTCCCGGCCCGTGGTGGTGCACGCGCTCACCCAGAAGGGCCGGGGCTTTCCCCCGGCCGAGGAGGATCTGCGCACGCGCGGCCACGCCATGGGGCCCTACGAGTGGCGGGACGGCAAGCTCGTGCGCTCGCGCGGCGGCCACCGCACCTTCAGCGAGGCCTTCGCCAGCGAGCTGGACACGCTCATGGCCCGCGACGCCCGCGTGGTGGTGGTGACGCCCGCCATGCTGGAGGGCAGCGCGCTGGTGGCCTTGCAGCGGCGCTACCCCGAGCGCGTCTTCGACGTGGGCATCGCCGAGCAGCACGCCGTCACCTTCTGCGCCGGACTGGCCGCCACGGGGCTCCGGCCGGTGTGCGCCATCTACTCCACCTTCCTGCAGCGCGCGTACGATCAGATCATCCACGACGTGTGCCTGCCCGGGCTGCCGGTGCTCTTCGCCGTGGATCGCGCGGGGCTCGTCGGCGCGGATGGCGCCACGCACCAGGGCGCCTACGACGTGGCCTCGCTGCGGCCCGTTCCCGGGCTCGCCCTCCTGGCGCCGGTGACGGGGGAGGATCTGCCGGGGATGATCGCCACCGCCCTGGCCCTGGACGGCCCCAGCCTCATCCGGTTTCCCCGGGGCACGCTGCCCGAGTCCCTGCCCGAGTCGCTCGGGGCCTCGCACGAGCGGGTGACGGGCGCGCGCTGGGTGAAGCGGGCGCCCCGGGCCCGCCTGACGTTCATCACCCTCGGGCCCTTCGCCCTGTCGGCCTGGGAGGCCGCCGCGGAGGAGCCGGACTGGAGCGTGCTGGACGCGCGGGTCGTGTCCCCGCTGGACGAAGCGGCGGTGTTGGAGGCCGCCGCGTGCGGCCATCTGGTGGTGGCCGAGGAGGGGACGACGCACGGAGGCCTGGGCGGCGCGGTGCTGGAGCTGCTCGCGGCGCGGCGGGTGTCCGCCCGGGTGACGTTGCTGGGCCTGCCGGACACCTTCGTGCCGCACGGCGACGCGCGCGTCCAACGGGCCGAGCTGGGCCTGGACGCCGCGGGGTTCCGCCAGGCGGCCCTGGCGCTGCTCGCCGAGGAGCGGGCCTCATGA
- a CDS encoding TlyA family RNA methyltransferase encodes MKPRKERLDVLVVERGLAESRTKAQALILAGQVVVGDQRVDKPGSLVAVEAELRLKGEVLPYVSRGGLKLKAAIERFGLDMRGRVAADIGASTGGFTDCLLQEGAVRVHAIDVGYGQLHEKMRTDPRVRSRERVNARYLTAEDLPEPVDVVVIDVSFISLTQVLPAVLPFIKAGGLLVALVKPQFEVGPDRVGKGGVVRDVAARQEAIDAVSAFVRAQGLAVRGIMDSTVPGPAGNVEALLVADKA; translated from the coding sequence ATGAAGCCGCGCAAGGAACGGCTCGACGTGCTCGTGGTCGAGCGGGGGCTCGCCGAGTCGCGCACCAAGGCCCAGGCGCTCATCCTCGCCGGCCAGGTGGTGGTGGGGGACCAGCGGGTGGACAAGCCCGGCTCGCTGGTGGCGGTGGAGGCGGAGCTGCGGCTCAAGGGCGAGGTCCTCCCGTACGTGTCCCGAGGCGGCTTGAAGCTCAAGGCCGCCATCGAGCGCTTCGGCCTGGACATGCGCGGCCGGGTGGCGGCGGACATCGGCGCGAGCACCGGGGGCTTCACCGACTGCCTCTTGCAGGAGGGCGCCGTGCGGGTGCATGCCATCGACGTGGGCTACGGCCAGCTCCACGAGAAGATGCGCACGGACCCGCGCGTGCGCTCGCGCGAGCGCGTCAACGCCCGCTACCTCACGGCCGAGGATCTGCCCGAGCCCGTGGACGTGGTGGTCATCGACGTGAGCTTCATCTCCCTCACGCAGGTGCTCCCCGCGGTGCTGCCCTTCATCAAGGCCGGGGGCTTGCTGGTGGCGCTGGTGAAGCCGCAGTTCGAGGTAGGCCCGGACCGGGTGGGCAAGGGCGGCGTGGTGCGGGACGTGGCCGCGCGCCAGGAGGCCATCGACGCCGTGTCCGCCTTCGTGCGCGCCCAGGGGCTCGCCGTGCGGGGCATCATGGACTCCACCGTCCCGGGCCCCGCGGGCAACGTCGAGGCCCTGCTCGTCGCCGACAAGGCCTGA
- a CDS encoding HAD hydrolase-like protein — translation MGVTNVVFDFDGTLVDSRAVAIRIYNTIAEREGYALLKAEQLEELRGLSLRERCTRMGVSPLRLPGLVTRVLKDYRGVVHELALHEGIVEVLQRLRERGLRLSILSTNDEANIRAVLERHGLADWVAGIHSSNRVFGKARLLRGLMKRDGLSREELVYVGDECRDVEACKEAGVRVIAVRWGYDAPALLERAGPDALVEHPAELPACLERLAA, via the coding sequence GTGGGGGTGACGAATGTGGTGTTCGATTTCGACGGAACGCTGGTCGACTCACGCGCGGTCGCCATCCGCATCTACAACACGATCGCCGAGCGCGAGGGGTATGCCCTCCTGAAGGCCGAGCAGTTGGAGGAGCTCCGCGGCCTGTCCCTGCGCGAGCGGTGCACGCGCATGGGGGTGTCGCCGCTGCGCCTGCCGGGGCTGGTGACCCGGGTGCTCAAGGACTACCGCGGTGTCGTCCACGAACTCGCCCTGCACGAGGGCATCGTCGAGGTGCTCCAGCGGCTGCGCGAGCGGGGGCTGCGCTTGAGCATCCTGTCCACCAACGACGAGGCGAACATCCGCGCCGTCCTCGAGCGGCATGGGCTCGCGGACTGGGTGGCCGGCATCCACAGCAGCAACCGCGTGTTCGGCAAGGCCCGGCTCTTGCGCGGCCTGATGAAGCGCGACGGGCTGTCGCGCGAGGAGCTCGTCTACGTGGGCGACGAGTGCCGGGACGTGGAGGCCTGCAAGGAAGCGGGCGTGAGGGTCATCGCCGTGCGGTGGGGGTATGACGCCCCCGCGCTGCTCGAGCGGGCCGGACCGGATGCGCTCGTGGAGCACCCGGCGGAGCTGCCCGCGTGCCTGGAGCGCCTGGCCGCGTGA